One Rhizobium sp. NRK18 genomic window carries:
- a CDS encoding FadR/GntR family transcriptional regulator, with protein MPDTGPFARISPMKTADEVVQQIELLLLDGVLRDGDKLPGERELAQMLDVSRPILRQALKELEARRLLVSHHGGGTYVADIIGEVFSQPLMDLIGRHSRAALDYLEYRRELEGLTAELAAKRATATDRALLERIVADMREAHERGNFDDELHADVEFHSAIGEAAHNLILLHTLRACYKLLNRGIFFNRQAVFAFADYREKLLGQHVAICDAILAGRPDDAKAAAQDHIDFVIGAVRESERAGEWDRVSRLRMLSRGTGHDTQDGKGRMTSDG; from the coding sequence ATGCCGGATACCGGACCCTTTGCCCGCATTTCGCCGATGAAGACCGCCGACGAGGTGGTGCAGCAGATCGAGCTTCTGCTGCTCGACGGCGTGCTGCGCGATGGCGACAAGCTTCCGGGCGAGCGCGAACTGGCGCAGATGCTCGACGTGTCGCGGCCGATCCTCAGGCAGGCGCTGAAGGAACTCGAGGCCCGCAGATTGCTGGTCAGCCATCACGGCGGCGGCACCTATGTCGCCGACATCATCGGCGAAGTGTTCTCGCAGCCATTGATGGACCTGATCGGCCGGCACAGCCGGGCGGCGCTGGACTATCTCGAATATCGCCGCGAACTTGAAGGGCTGACGGCGGAACTTGCGGCCAAGCGGGCGACGGCGACCGACCGTGCGCTGCTGGAGCGCATCGTCGCCGACATGCGGGAAGCGCACGAGCGCGGCAATTTCGACGACGAGCTGCACGCCGACGTGGAATTCCATTCGGCGATCGGCGAAGCGGCGCACAACCTCATCCTGCTGCACACGCTGCGCGCCTGCTACAAGCTCTTGAACCGCGGGATCTTCTTCAACCGGCAGGCCGTCTTCGCCTTCGCCGACTATCGGGAAAAGCTTCTCGGCCAGCACGTGGCGATCTGCGACGCCATTCTCGCCGGACGGCCGGATGACGCGAAGGCGGCGGCTCAGGACCACATTGACTTTGTGATCGGCGCGGTCCGCGAAAGCGAGCGGGCCGGCGAATGGGACCGAGTTTCGCGCCTGCGCATGCTCTCGCGCGGCACGGGACACGACACGCAAGACGGAAAAGGACGGATGACCAGCGATGGCTGA
- a CDS encoding LutB/LldF family L-lactate oxidation iron-sulfur protein has translation MKLTSPQFKENSARALADQQLQKALLNVQKGFIGKRAAAAADLPEFDALRDNAREIKNHVLGHLDLYLEAYEKKVTEAGGHVHWAETAEEAREIVLGICRKRNAKTVTKGKSMITEEINLNEYLEENGIVPVETDLGEYIIQLRGEHPSHIIAPAVHLNKEQVEGDFRRVHTHLPQARDLTEPTSLLSEAREVLRKRYFEADVGITGANFLIAETGSSVIVTNEGNGDLTQSLGKCHIAVASLEKIVPTLNDCAQILRLLARSATGQDMSVYTTFSTGPRRPEDEDGPEEYHVVLLDNGRSAMLGTEFQEMLRCIRCGACMNHCPVYHAVGGHAYGSVYPGPMGAVLTPSLNGIDKAGHLPNASTFCGRCESVCPMRIPLPKMMRNWREREFERHLTPSAARYGLGLWAFFARRPKLYRFAVSFAMPALSLLGGTGRRIRSLPLAGGWTKYRDFPAPEGRTFLQEWAQRENRKQGAGR, from the coding sequence ATGAAGCTGACTTCGCCGCAATTCAAGGAAAACAGCGCCAGGGCGCTCGCCGACCAGCAGCTGCAGAAGGCGCTGCTCAACGTCCAGAAGGGCTTCATCGGCAAGCGTGCTGCGGCTGCCGCAGACCTGCCGGAGTTCGACGCGCTGCGCGACAATGCTCGCGAGATCAAGAACCACGTGCTCGGCCATCTCGACCTCTATCTCGAAGCCTACGAGAAGAAGGTGACCGAGGCCGGCGGCCATGTGCATTGGGCCGAAACGGCCGAAGAGGCGCGCGAGATCGTTCTCGGCATCTGCCGCAAGCGCAATGCGAAGACGGTGACCAAGGGCAAGTCCATGATCACCGAGGAGATCAACCTCAACGAATATCTGGAAGAAAACGGCATCGTCCCGGTCGAGACCGACCTTGGCGAATACATCATCCAGCTGCGCGGCGAGCATCCGAGCCACATCATCGCCCCGGCCGTCCACCTGAACAAGGAGCAGGTCGAAGGCGACTTCCGCCGCGTCCACACGCACCTGCCGCAGGCGCGCGACCTGACCGAGCCTACCTCGCTTCTCTCCGAGGCGCGGGAGGTTCTGCGCAAACGCTATTTCGAGGCCGATGTCGGGATCACCGGCGCGAACTTTCTGATCGCCGAGACCGGCTCTTCGGTGATCGTGACGAATGAAGGCAACGGCGACCTCACCCAGTCGCTCGGCAAATGCCATATCGCCGTCGCCTCGCTCGAAAAGATCGTCCCGACGCTCAACGACTGCGCGCAGATCCTGCGGCTTCTGGCCCGCTCCGCGACGGGTCAGGACATGTCGGTCTACACGACCTTCTCCACCGGCCCGAGACGTCCGGAAGACGAGGACGGGCCGGAAGAATACCACGTCGTCCTCCTCGACAACGGTCGCTCGGCCATGCTCGGCACCGAGTTCCAGGAGATGCTGCGCTGCATCCGCTGCGGCGCCTGCATGAACCATTGTCCCGTCTATCACGCCGTCGGTGGCCACGCCTACGGCTCGGTCTATCCCGGCCCCATGGGCGCGGTCCTGACACCGTCGCTGAACGGCATCGACAAGGCCGGCCACCTGCCGAATGCATCCACATTCTGCGGACGCTGCGAAAGCGTGTGCCCGATGCGCATTCCCCTGCCGAAGATGATGCGCAACTGGCGCGAACGCGAGTTCGAGCGGCATCTGACGCCGTCGGCCGCCCGCTACGGCCTCGGCCTCTGGGCCTTCTTCGCACGGCGTCCGAAGCTTTACCGCTTCGCCGTCTCCTTCGCGATGCCCGCGTTGTCGCTTCTCGGCGGCACCGGCCGGCGAATTCGCTCGTTGCCGCTTGCCGGCGGCTGGACGAAATACCGCGACTTCCCCGCGCCGGAAGGCCGGACCTTCCTGCAGGAATGGGCGCAGCGCGAAAACAGGAAACAGGGAGCCGGCCGATGA
- a CDS encoding CehA/McbA family metallohydrolase yields the protein MPAIPDQLPTISAPREGIWLKGDWHLHSRHSTDSTNNPIGKIIAFAERIGFDYLVVTDHDVHVDGAVAQHTWADPEYRSDRLLLPYGAELTAPRGHINILATEPYDHQAVFDARNARDWDLLALKKKLGIHFSANHPSTKNHYGYSFDIADSVEIWNGSTWAKNIPGVRIWDDMLLSGRMLGARGGSDAHHGIPDRPELTTAWSAEATANYVGTPTTWILARERTKEALFEALVAGHASVSANPFNPRVELHADLDGDGHMELGMGDNVKPSGGPVTFEVRLIGGGIEGVRYGVKVVKNRQDFAVLTTDPQTQTVRFTDSPAIGERSYYRVEIEGPQTPYPDVPYSMALSGSMVALSNPIYFNYNPAF from the coding sequence ATGCCTGCCATTCCCGATCAGCTCCCGACCATCAGCGCCCCTCGCGAAGGCATCTGGCTCAAGGGCGACTGGCACCTGCATTCGCGCCACAGCACGGATTCGACCAACAACCCGATCGGCAAGATCATCGCTTTCGCCGAGCGCATCGGCTTCGATTATCTGGTGGTGACGGACCACGACGTCCACGTGGACGGCGCTGTCGCGCAGCATACCTGGGCCGATCCGGAGTATCGGTCGGACAGGCTGCTCCTGCCCTATGGCGCCGAACTGACGGCACCTCGCGGCCATATCAACATTCTTGCGACCGAGCCCTACGACCACCAGGCGGTGTTCGATGCCCGCAACGCCCGTGACTGGGATCTTCTGGCGCTGAAGAAGAAATTGGGCATTCACTTCTCCGCGAATCACCCCAGCACCAAGAACCACTATGGCTACTCCTTCGATATCGCCGACTCGGTCGAGATCTGGAACGGCAGCACTTGGGCCAAGAACATTCCGGGGGTGCGGATTTGGGACGATATGCTGCTGTCAGGCCGCATGCTCGGCGCGCGCGGCGGCAGCGATGCCCATCACGGCATCCCGGACCGTCCCGAACTGACGACCGCCTGGAGCGCCGAGGCGACCGCGAACTATGTCGGCACGCCGACCACCTGGATCCTTGCCCGCGAACGCACGAAGGAAGCGCTGTTTGAAGCGCTGGTGGCGGGCCATGCCTCCGTCAGCGCCAACCCGTTCAATCCGCGCGTCGAACTCCATGCCGATCTTGACGGTGACGGGCACATGGAACTCGGCATGGGCGACAATGTGAAGCCGTCCGGCGGACCGGTCACCTTCGAGGTCCGGCTGATCGGCGGCGGCATCGAAGGCGTGCGCTACGGCGTGAAGGTCGTCAAGAACCGCCAGGATTTCGCCGTTCTGACGACGGACCCGCAAACCCAGACGGTGCGCTTCACCGATTCGCCCGCCATCGGTGAACGAAGCTACTATCGCGTGGAGATCGAAGGGCCGCAGACCCCCTATCCGGACGTGCCCTATTCCATGGCGCTGAGCGGCTCCATGGTAGCGCTCTCCAATCCGATCTACTTCAACTACAATCCGGCATTCTGA
- a CDS encoding (Fe-S)-binding protein has translation MADTHDMQADARKPQVGLFATCLVDLFRPTVGFSAVKLIEDAGCDVHVPMAQTCCGQPAYNSGDRADTRAIAEQVIETFEGFDYIVAPSGSCSSMLKKHYPGLFKGDARWEARATAFSAKVFELVSFLADVMKVKAVDAAFDGSVTYHDSCSGLRELGISKQPRDLLKSVDGLAIKEMKDSDVCCGFGGTFCVKYSDISNAIVSKKTTNIDASGADVLLAGDMGCLMNMAGKLKREGSKIEVRHVAEVLAGMTDTKPIAGQAK, from the coding sequence ATGGCTGACACGCATGACATGCAAGCGGATGCACGCAAACCGCAGGTGGGACTTTTCGCCACCTGTCTCGTCGACCTGTTCCGCCCGACGGTCGGCTTTTCCGCGGTCAAGCTGATCGAGGATGCCGGCTGTGACGTGCATGTGCCGATGGCGCAGACCTGCTGCGGCCAGCCGGCCTACAATTCCGGCGACCGGGCCGATACGCGGGCGATCGCCGAGCAGGTGATCGAAACCTTCGAAGGCTTCGACTACATCGTTGCGCCGTCCGGCTCCTGTTCCTCCATGCTGAAGAAGCACTATCCGGGCCTCTTCAAGGGCGACGCCAGGTGGGAGGCGCGCGCCACCGCCTTTTCGGCAAAGGTTTTCGAGCTTGTCTCCTTCCTCGCCGACGTCATGAAGGTGAAGGCTGTCGACGCGGCCTTCGATGGTTCCGTCACCTATCACGACAGCTGTTCGGGCCTGCGCGAGCTTGGCATTTCCAAGCAGCCGCGCGATCTCCTGAAGTCGGTCGACGGACTGGCGATCAAGGAAATGAAGGACAGCGACGTCTGTTGCGGTTTCGGCGGCACGTTCTGCGTGAAATATTCCGATATTTCCAACGCCATCGTCTCGAAGAAGACCACCAATATCGACGCCTCCGGCGCGGACGTGCTGCTTGCCGGCGACATGGGCTGTCTGATGAACATGGCCGGCAAGCTGAAGCGGGAGGGCTCGAAGATCGAGGTCCGCCACGTCGCCGAGGTGCTCGCCGGAATGACCGACACGAAACCGATTGCAGGACAGGCCAAATGA
- a CDS encoding NUDIX hydrolase, whose translation MNLWERIASDIHLMVRRPARLQFAALCYRWKKKKPELEILLITSRDTGRWVIPKGWPMAGKKAHTVAEREAFEEAGVSGKARREPLGFYTYMKGLNSGLKVSCKVQVHAVQVDDMLKSYPEKGSRTLEWVSCSEAATRVQEPELKKLLLDFEHDITERTAPKKRAMQA comes from the coding sequence GTGAACCTCTGGGAACGCATAGCGTCCGATATCCATCTGATGGTGCGCCGTCCGGCGCGTCTGCAATTCGCTGCGCTATGCTATCGATGGAAGAAGAAGAAGCCCGAGCTTGAAATCCTGCTGATCACCAGCCGGGATACCGGACGCTGGGTCATTCCCAAAGGCTGGCCGATGGCCGGCAAGAAGGCGCATACGGTTGCCGAACGGGAAGCCTTCGAGGAGGCCGGCGTGTCCGGCAAGGCGCGCCGCGAGCCTCTCGGCTTTTACACCTACATGAAGGGCCTCAACAGCGGACTGAAGGTCAGCTGCAAGGTGCAGGTGCATGCCGTCCAGGTGGACGACATGCTGAAGAGCTATCCTGAAAAAGGCAGCAGGACCCTGGAATGGGTCAGCTGCAGCGAAGCGGCGACCCGGGTTCAGGAACCCGAGCTGAAAAAGCTGCTGCTCGACTTCGAGCATGACATCACAGAGCGTACGGCACCGAAAAAGCGTGCAATGCAAGCCTGA
- a CDS encoding DUF3422 family protein, with protein sequence MADRKFAFPAAPERARALGEIHARPYALVSSPRVIFQLAFMMDGGSAVHHTALSELAKSRGATPPVRDASHYAMPWGQGTLRWEKHTEFSTWFWDCPVPDSFGADVPVHPFGDGFTAPGSLISGIRLELRPEGEALKQALAIFDPASLCYSEVKDGQATILTDFRQNGDGLTQILVIDKGLTEAGRGALVQRLLDIETYRTLAMLGLPLAQSLSGEIRRIEDELTAITQRMKTDAREEADQMLGEITGLASEVEANAALSLYRFGASKAYYGIVQERTKVLGESPVSGFETLGSFLERRLAPAMRTCRSVEDRQESISNKLYRATGLLRSWIDVELERQNSDLLASMNRRANLQLRLQQTVEGLSVAAVSYYVIGLVGYLAKGAEELGAPFHYTTVTAIAVPFVVALIWWTVRRIRKSHAEDGH encoded by the coding sequence ATGGCCGACCGCAAGTTCGCCTTTCCGGCCGCGCCGGAGCGTGCCCGGGCGCTGGGCGAGATCCACGCCCGGCCCTATGCGCTTGTCAGCTCGCCACGGGTCATCTTCCAGCTCGCCTTCATGATGGACGGTGGATCGGCAGTCCACCACACGGCGCTGAGCGAGCTTGCCAAAAGCCGCGGCGCCACGCCTCCGGTGCGCGACGCCAGCCACTACGCCATGCCGTGGGGGCAGGGCACGCTGCGCTGGGAAAAGCACACGGAGTTTTCCACCTGGTTCTGGGACTGTCCGGTGCCTGACTCGTTTGGAGCGGACGTTCCGGTCCATCCGTTCGGCGACGGCTTCACGGCGCCCGGCTCGCTGATTTCCGGTATCCGGCTGGAACTGCGCCCCGAAGGCGAAGCGCTGAAACAGGCGCTGGCGATCTTCGATCCTGCCAGCCTTTGTTACAGCGAGGTCAAGGACGGCCAGGCGACGATCCTGACCGACTTCCGTCAGAACGGCGACGGGCTCACGCAAATCCTGGTGATCGACAAGGGGCTGACGGAAGCCGGCCGCGGCGCGCTGGTCCAGCGCCTGCTCGATATCGAGACCTACCGCACGCTGGCAATGCTCGGCCTGCCGCTCGCCCAGTCCCTGTCGGGCGAGATCCGCCGTATCGAGGATGAATTGACGGCGATAACCCAGCGCATGAAGACCGACGCGCGCGAGGAAGCCGACCAGATGCTCGGGGAGATAACCGGGCTCGCCTCCGAGGTCGAGGCGAACGCGGCCCTCAGCCTATACCGCTTCGGCGCCAGCAAGGCCTATTACGGCATCGTGCAGGAGCGGACGAAGGTGCTTGGCGAGAGCCCGGTGTCCGGTTTCGAGACGCTCGGCTCCTTCCTCGAACGGCGGCTCGCCCCGGCCATGCGAACCTGCCGCTCGGTCGAGGACCGGCAGGAAAGCATTTCCAACAAGCTCTACCGCGCCACCGGATTGCTCCGAAGCTGGATCGACGTCGAGCTGGAGCGCCAGAACAGCGACCTGCTCGCCTCGATGAACCGTCGCGCCAATCTCCAGCTGCGCCTGCAGCAGACGGTCGAAGGGCTGTCGGTCGCCGCGGTCTCCTATTACGTCATCGGCCTCGTCGGTTACCTCGCCAAGGGTGCGGAGGAGCTGGGCGCGCCGTTCCACTACACGACGGTGACCGCCATTGCCGTCCCCTTCGTCGTCGCGCTGATCTGGTGGACGGTGCGGCGCATCCGCAAGAGCCATGCGGAAGACGGGCATTGA
- a CDS encoding lactate utilization protein C, producing MNARANILAKVKKSLSAPADDAARAATVAARIKDAPTGILPARAQLPNEERIAVFVKYAEKYNATVARIASIDDLPKEVSTYLKSRNLPASVRMGADPMLTGAGWESERTLEIRTGPSDGSDLAGVSHARAGIAETGTLVLASGPDNPVTITFLPEHHIVAVKASDIGATMEEAFEGIRQTYGKGTMPRTVNMVTGPSRSGDIEQTILLGAHGPRALHIVIVD from the coding sequence ATGAACGCCAGGGCCAACATTCTCGCCAAGGTGAAGAAATCGCTCAGCGCACCGGCGGACGATGCCGCACGCGCGGCAACCGTTGCCGCACGCATCAAGGATGCGCCGACGGGCATCCTGCCAGCCCGCGCGCAATTGCCGAACGAGGAGCGCATCGCCGTCTTCGTCAAATATGCGGAAAAATATAATGCCACCGTCGCGCGGATCGCCTCGATCGACGATCTGCCGAAGGAAGTCAGCACCTATCTGAAATCGCGCAATCTGCCGGCCTCCGTGCGCATGGGCGCCGATCCCATGTTGACCGGCGCGGGCTGGGAGAGCGAAAGGACGCTTGAGATCAGGACCGGGCCGTCGGATGGCTCCGATCTCGCCGGCGTCAGCCATGCGCGCGCCGGCATTGCCGAAACCGGAACGCTCGTGCTCGCCTCTGGGCCGGACAATCCGGTGACGATCACCTTCCTGCCAGAGCACCATATCGTCGCCGTCAAGGCGAGCGATATCGGGGCGACGATGGAAGAGGCCTTCGAGGGTATCCGCCAGACTTATGGCAAGGGCACGATGCCGCGAACGGTGAACATGGTGACGGGTCCGTCGCGGTCCGGCGACATCGAGCAGACCATCCTGCTCGGCGCCCATGGCCCCCGCGCCCTGCACATCGTCATCGTGGACTAG